A window of Sutcliffiella cohnii contains these coding sequences:
- a CDS encoding MarR family winged helix-turn-helix transcriptional regulator — translation MTNNSTMNQDQLVADIEKSLRYIAALVKQKGREILTNYTITPPQFVALQWLLEEGDMTIGELSNKMYLACSTTTDLVDRMEKNELVQRVKDPNDRRVVRIHLLEEGERIINDVVKKRQDYLQGILENYSYDEIVVLDKVLGRLHQEMKHE, via the coding sequence ATGACTAATAATAGCACAATGAATCAAGATCAATTAGTGGCGGATATTGAAAAATCCCTCCGTTACATAGCAGCGCTTGTGAAACAAAAAGGGCGAGAAATATTAACGAACTATACAATTACACCACCGCAATTCGTTGCACTACAATGGTTATTAGAAGAGGGAGATATGACCATTGGTGAGCTATCTAATAAAATGTATTTAGCTTGTAGTACGACGACAGATCTTGTTGATCGAATGGAAAAAAATGAATTAGTTCAACGTGTCAAAGACCCGAATGATCGTCGAGTAGTACGAATTCATTTATTAGAGGAAGGCGAAAGAATTATTAACGATGTTGTTAAGAAACGCCAAGATTATTTACAAGGAATATTAGAAAACTACTCTTATGATGAAATTGTAGTTTTAGATAAAGTGTTAGGAAGATTACACCAAGAAATGAAGCATGAATGA
- a CDS encoding aspartate kinase — MAIIVQKFGGTSVGSVEKIQNVANRVIAEVEQGNRVVVVVSAMGKTTDQLVSLASEINPHPSKRDMDMLLTTGEQITISLLSMALQTRGFDAVSLTGWQAGIRTEPIHGNARITNIETKNVQEHLNNNKVVIVAGFQGISENNEITTLGRGGSDTTAVALAAALSAEKCDIYTDVTGVYTTDPRFVKEARKLYSVSYDEMLELANLGAGVLHPRAVEFAKNYGVKLVVRSSMEEEDGTIIEEEVSMENSLVVRGIAFEDQITKVTVCGLPNELHTLSTIFTTLAKNNIDVDIIIQSSLDRDGSNISFSVKTKDVENTIYVLEQNKEKLAFSHIEQESKLAKVSIVGSGMVSNPGVAAEMFHVLATEGIHVKMVSTSEIKVSTVVDEGAMVKAVEALHVAFKLGESEVQKVNV; from the coding sequence ATGGCAATCATTGTACAAAAATTTGGAGGAACATCGGTTGGTTCAGTTGAAAAAATTCAAAATGTAGCAAATAGAGTTATTGCAGAAGTGGAACAGGGGAATAGAGTAGTGGTAGTCGTCTCTGCTATGGGAAAAACGACGGATCAGCTCGTTTCTTTAGCTAGCGAAATAAATCCGCATCCAAGTAAACGAGACATGGATATGTTACTAACGACAGGTGAACAAATAACGATTTCTTTATTATCAATGGCCTTACAAACGAGAGGATTTGATGCTGTTTCCTTAACGGGTTGGCAAGCTGGAATCCGTACCGAGCCAATTCACGGTAATGCAAGAATCACTAATATTGAAACGAAAAATGTTCAAGAACATTTAAATAATAACAAAGTAGTTATTGTTGCAGGATTTCAAGGGATTTCCGAAAATAACGAGATTACAACTCTAGGAAGAGGTGGATCTGATACGACAGCTGTGGCGTTAGCTGCCGCTCTTTCGGCTGAAAAGTGTGATATATATACAGATGTTACAGGAGTATATACTACAGATCCAAGGTTTGTTAAAGAAGCAAGAAAGTTGTACTCAGTCTCATACGATGAAATGCTTGAGCTAGCAAACTTAGGTGCTGGAGTGTTACATCCACGAGCAGTAGAATTTGCAAAAAATTATGGTGTAAAGCTTGTAGTTAGGTCGAGTATGGAAGAAGAAGACGGAACGATTATTGAGGAGGAAGTATCGATGGAAAATAGTTTAGTAGTAAGAGGAATTGCGTTTGAAGATCAAATTACAAAAGTAACGGTATGTGGTTTGCCAAATGAATTACATACATTATCGACAATATTTACAACGCTAGCTAAAAATAATATTGATGTAGATATTATTATCCAATCAAGTTTAGATAGAGATGGCTCAAATATTTCCTTCTCAGTAAAAACGAAAGACGTTGAAAATACAATCTATGTGCTAGAGCAAAATAAAGAGAAATTAGCTTTTTCCCATATTGAACAAGAAAGTAAATTGGCGAAAGTTTCCATCGTAGGTTCTGGAATGGTCTCTAATCCAGGAGTAGCAGCTGAAATGTTCCATGTTTTAGCTACGGAAGGGATTCATGTGAAAATGGTTAGTACGTCAGAAATAAAAGTATCTACTGTCGTGGATGAAGGTGCGATGGTAAAAGCAGTAGAGGCGCTTCATGTTGCGTTTAAACTAGGTGAAAGCGAAGTGCAAAAAGTAAACGTATAA
- the racE gene encoding glutamate racemase produces MEKPIGVIDSGVGGLTVAKEIIRQLPKERIIYLGDTARCPYGPRDKEEVKQFTWEMTNYLLNHHDIKMLVIACNTATAAVLEEIKEKLPIPVIGVVDPGARTALKVSSNNHIGVIGTVGTINSKAYENALKTINSDVQVESLSCPSFVPLVESGEFDGEDAIEIVKESLLPFQENKMDTLILGCTHYPLLRPVIQKVLGNHVRLICSGDETAREVSTILNYKKMLNKHNRKEEHLFLTTGGKEIFQKIATKLFEQNIENVKTIEL; encoded by the coding sequence TTGGAAAAACCGATTGGCGTAATTGATTCGGGTGTTGGTGGATTAACGGTTGCAAAAGAAATTATCCGTCAACTACCGAAAGAACGAATCATTTACTTAGGAGATACAGCACGATGTCCATATGGACCGAGAGATAAAGAAGAAGTAAAGCAATTTACGTGGGAAATGACTAATTATTTATTAAACCATCATGATATTAAAATGCTTGTTATTGCCTGCAATACAGCAACTGCTGCAGTATTAGAGGAAATTAAAGAAAAGCTACCAATTCCAGTAATCGGCGTTGTCGACCCTGGTGCTAGAACTGCTTTAAAAGTTTCAAGTAATAATCATATTGGAGTAATAGGTACAGTAGGAACAATAAATAGTAAAGCATATGAAAATGCGTTAAAAACGATAAATAGTGATGTTCAAGTTGAAAGTCTTTCTTGTCCTAGTTTTGTCCCATTAGTGGAAAGTGGAGAATTTGATGGTGAAGACGCAATTGAAATAGTAAAAGAATCGTTATTACCCTTTCAAGAAAATAAAATGGATACGTTAATTTTAGGATGTACGCATTATCCATTATTACGTCCTGTTATCCAAAAAGTGTTAGGCAACCATGTTCGCTTAATATGTTCAGGTGACGAAACAGCACGAGAGGTTAGTACTATTTTAAACTATAAGAAAATGTTAAATAAACATAATCGCAAAGAAGAACATTTGTTTTTAACTACTGGTGGAAAAGAAATATTCCAAAAAATTGCTACTAAACTGTTCGAACAAAACATTGAAAATGTAAAAACAATCGAATTATAA
- the gerE gene encoding spore germination transcription factor GerE encodes MKEKEFQPKPLLTKREREVFELLVQDKTTKEIASELFISEKTVRNHISNAMQKLGVKGRSQAVVELLRMGELEL; translated from the coding sequence TTGAAGGAGAAAGAATTTCAACCAAAGCCATTGCTCACAAAAAGAGAAAGAGAAGTATTTGAACTGTTAGTACAAGATAAAACTACGAAAGAAATCGCATCAGAGTTATTTATTAGTGAAAAAACAGTTCGAAATCATATTTCAAATGCTATGCAAAAGCTTGGGGTTAAGGGGCGATCTCAAGCAGTTGTCGAGCTTCTTCGCATGGGAGAGCTAGAGCTTTAA
- a CDS encoding acyl-CoA thioesterase, which yields MEKIKYIQELQTWMNEFSFSHPISVRFSETDMFGHMNNTVPFAYFEDARIAFFKYLGFMQNWVSPKSETIPVVADLQCDYLKQVYFGEKLLIYVKAQEVGTSSVDLHYMGKRESNGDICFVGRGRMVQLNKRTGKGEPWSEEMRQKFFVKTKINS from the coding sequence GTGGAAAAAATAAAATATATTCAAGAACTACAAACATGGATGAATGAGTTCTCATTCAGTCACCCGATTTCTGTCCGTTTTTCCGAAACAGATATGTTTGGACACATGAATAATACAGTTCCATTCGCTTACTTTGAAGACGCGAGAATAGCATTTTTTAAATATTTAGGGTTTATGCAAAACTGGGTATCACCTAAAAGTGAGACGATTCCAGTAGTAGCGGATTTACAATGCGACTACTTAAAACAAGTATACTTTGGAGAAAAATTACTAATTTATGTTAAAGCTCAAGAAGTAGGCACATCTTCCGTCGATTTGCATTATATGGGGAAAAGAGAGTCAAATGGGGATATTTGTTTTGTGGGAAGAGGGAGAATGGTTCAGCTGAATAAAAGAACAGGAAAAGGTGAACCTTGGTCAGAAGAGATGAGACAAAAGTTTTTTGTGAAAACGAAAATCAACTCATAA
- a CDS encoding succinate dehydrogenase cytochrome b558 subunit: protein MAQNNEFLLRRLHSLLGVIPVGLFLIQHLVVNHFATKGPEAFNKAAHFMENLPFRYALEIFVIFLPILFHAIYGLYIAFTAKNNVSNYGFVRNWMFLLQRVTGVITFVFIIWHVWETRVQAAFGADVNYSMMEGILSSTPMFWFYVVGVISTIFHFANGLWSFLVSWGITVTPRAQLIATYVTIGIFLALSYVGISALLAFV from the coding sequence ATGGCGCAAAACAACGAATTTTTATTAAGAAGACTCCATTCCTTATTAGGGGTTATTCCAGTCGGACTCTTCCTAATACAACATTTAGTTGTAAATCACTTTGCAACAAAGGGGCCGGAAGCATTTAACAAAGCAGCACATTTCATGGAAAATTTACCATTTCGTTATGCATTAGAAATTTTTGTGATTTTCCTTCCTATTTTATTCCATGCTATTTACGGTTTGTATATTGCTTTCACTGCCAAAAACAACGTAAGTAACTATGGATTTGTCCGTAACTGGATGTTTTTACTTCAACGTGTAACAGGTGTTATTACTTTTGTATTTATCATTTGGCACGTATGGGAAACGAGAGTTCAAGCTGCATTTGGAGCTGACGTAAACTACAGCATGATGGAAGGGATTTTATCATCAACTCCAATGTTTTGGTTCTACGTTGTTGGTGTAATTTCAACAATTTTCCACTTTGCAAATGGTTTATGGTCATTCTTAGTAAGTTGGGGAATAACTGTAACTCCACGAGCTCAGTTAATTGCTACTTACGTAACAATCGGAATTTTCTTAGCACTTTCTTATGTAGGAATAAGTGCATTACTAGCATTTGTATAA
- the sdhA gene encoding succinate dehydrogenase flavoprotein subunit, whose translation MSKKVIVVGGGLAGLMATIKVAEAGASVDLFSLVPVKRSHSVCAQGGINGAVNTKGEGDSPWEHFDDTVYGGDFLANQPPVKAMCEAAPGIIHLLDRMGVMFNRTPEGLLDFRRFGGTQHHRTAFAGATTGQQLLYALDEQVRRHEVAGLVTKYEGWEFLGSIVDDEGICRGVVAQNLTSMEIVSFPADAVIMATGGPGIIFGKSTNSVINTGSAASIVYQQGAYYSNGEFIQIHPTAIPGDDKLRLMSESARGEGGRVWTYKDGKPWYFLEEKYPAYGNLVPRDIATREIFDVCVNQKLGINGENMVYLDLSHKDPKELDIKLGGIIEIYEKFMGDDPRKVPMKIFPAVHYSMGGLWVDYDQMTNIPGLFAAGECDYSQHGANRLGANSLLSAIYGGMVAGPKAVEYINGLEKSVDSLSTSLFDRYVKEEEQKWNKIMNMNGKENAYVLHKELGEWMTDNVTVVRYNDKLKQTDEKIQELLERYDNINIHDTAKWSNQGAAFTRQLFHMMQLARVITIGALNRDESRGAHYKPDFPERNDEQFLKTTMAKFTGPKSAPAFHYEEVDVSLIEPRKRDYTKKKGGK comes from the coding sequence ATGAGTAAAAAAGTTATCGTAGTCGGCGGTGGATTAGCTGGTTTAATGGCAACCATTAAAGTAGCAGAAGCTGGCGCATCAGTTGATCTATTTTCTTTAGTACCAGTTAAGCGTTCTCACTCTGTTTGTGCCCAAGGCGGTATTAATGGGGCAGTAAACACAAAGGGAGAAGGAGATTCTCCGTGGGAACATTTTGATGATACAGTTTACGGTGGAGACTTTTTAGCAAACCAACCACCAGTTAAGGCAATGTGTGAAGCAGCACCAGGTATTATTCACTTATTGGACCGTATGGGTGTAATGTTTAACCGTACTCCAGAAGGTTTATTAGATTTCCGTCGTTTCGGTGGAACTCAGCACCATCGTACTGCATTTGCAGGTGCTACTACTGGGCAACAGTTATTATATGCTCTAGATGAGCAAGTGCGTCGCCATGAAGTAGCTGGACTTGTAACAAAGTATGAAGGATGGGAATTTTTAGGATCCATCGTTGACGATGAAGGTATTTGTCGTGGGGTAGTTGCACAAAACTTAACATCTATGGAGATTGTTTCATTCCCAGCAGATGCTGTAATTATGGCAACTGGTGGCCCTGGAATTATCTTTGGAAAATCAACAAACTCTGTTATTAACACTGGTTCTGCAGCTTCTATCGTATATCAACAAGGAGCATATTATTCAAACGGTGAGTTCATTCAAATCCATCCAACAGCAATTCCAGGAGACGATAAATTACGTCTAATGAGTGAATCCGCTCGTGGAGAGGGTGGACGTGTTTGGACATACAAAGATGGCAAGCCTTGGTATTTCTTAGAGGAAAAATATCCTGCATACGGAAACTTAGTTCCTCGTGATATTGCAACGCGTGAAATCTTTGACGTATGTGTAAACCAAAAACTAGGTATAAATGGCGAAAACATGGTTTATTTAGATCTTTCTCATAAAGATCCAAAAGAACTAGATATTAAGCTTGGAGGAATTATCGAAATCTATGAAAAGTTCATGGGTGATGATCCTCGTAAAGTACCAATGAAAATCTTCCCTGCCGTTCACTATTCAATGGGTGGACTATGGGTAGATTATGATCAAATGACAAACATCCCTGGTTTATTTGCAGCTGGTGAATGTGATTACTCTCAGCACGGAGCTAACCGATTAGGTGCAAACTCCTTACTATCTGCTATTTATGGTGGTATGGTAGCTGGACCGAAAGCTGTAGAATATATAAATGGTCTTGAAAAGTCTGTTGATTCTTTATCTACTTCTTTATTCGATCGATACGTAAAAGAAGAGGAACAAAAATGGAATAAAATTATGAACATGAATGGTAAAGAAAATGCATACGTGCTTCATAAAGAGCTTGGAGAATGGATGACGGATAACGTTACAGTTGTACGTTACAACGACAAGCTAAAACAAACAGATGAGAAGATTCAAGAATTACTAGAACGCTATGATAATATTAATATTCACGATACTGCTAAATGGAGTAACCAAGGTGCGGCATTTACTCGCCAATTATTCCACATGATGCAATTAGCACGTGTTATTACGATTGGTGCATTAAATCGTGACGAGAGTCGCGGTGCGCACTATAAGCCTGATTTCCCAGAACGTAACGATGAACAATTCCTAAAAACGACGATGGCGAAATTTACAGGTCCTAAATCGGCTCCAGCATTCCATTATGAGGAAGTAGATGTTTCTTTAATAGAACCACGTAAACGTGATTATACAAAGAAAAAAGGGGGTAAATAA
- the sdhB gene encoding succinate dehydrogenase iron-sulfur subunit, producing MAEQKTVEFIVVRQDGPDGNPYEEKFVLPYRPNMNVISALMEIRRNPVNKEGKETTPINWDMNCLEEVCGACSMVINGKPRQSCTALVDKLEQPIKLEPMRTFPVVRDLQVDRSRMFDSLKKVKAWIPIDGTYDLGPGPRMPEKKRQWAYELSKCMTCGVCLEACPNVNSKSDFIGPAPLSQVRLFNAHPTGEMNKSERLEAIMGDGGLANCGNSQNCVQSCPKGIPLTTSIAALNRDTTVQMFRNFFGSDQG from the coding sequence GTGGCTGAACAAAAAACAGTAGAATTTATTGTCGTTCGTCAAGATGGTCCAGATGGCAACCCCTATGAGGAAAAGTTTGTCCTTCCTTATCGTCCAAATATGAACGTTATCTCTGCATTAATGGAGATTAGACGTAACCCAGTTAATAAAGAAGGTAAAGAAACAACACCAATAAACTGGGATATGAACTGTTTAGAGGAAGTTTGTGGAGCTTGTTCCATGGTAATTAACGGGAAGCCTCGTCAATCATGTACAGCACTCGTTGATAAACTAGAGCAACCTATTAAACTAGAGCCTATGCGTACGTTCCCAGTAGTACGTGACCTTCAAGTTGACAGAAGTCGTATGTTTGATTCCTTGAAAAAGGTAAAAGCATGGATTCCTATTGATGGTACGTATGACCTTGGACCAGGACCTCGTATGCCTGAGAAAAAGCGTCAATGGGCATATGAATTATCTAAATGTATGACTTGTGGTGTATGTTTAGAAGCATGTCCAAACGTTAATAGTAAATCTGATTTCATTGGTCCTGCACCGCTTTCTCAAGTTCGTTTATTTAATGCTCATCCAACTGGTGAGATGAATAAATCAGAACGTTTAGAAGCTATTATGGGTGACGGAGGACTTGCGAATTGTGGTAACTCACAAAACTGTGTACAATCATGTCCAAAAGGCATTCCTTTAACAACGTCGATTGCAGCACTAAACCGTGATACAACTGTCCAAATGTTCCGTAACTTCTTCGGAAGTGACCAAGGATAA
- the uvrC gene encoding excinuclease ABC subunit UvrC, translating into MNTLLKEKLSILPDQPGCYLMKDHQGTVIYVGKAKVLKNRVRSYFTGSHDGKTLRLVNEIVDFEYIVTSSNIEALILEMNLIKKHNPKYNVLLKDDKRYPFIKITAERHPRLIITRKVKKDKGKYFGPYANVQAANETKKLLDRIYPLRKCSTLPDRVCLYYHIGQCLAPCVESVSEQTNKEMVEEIVRFLNGGYKEIKKELTEKMNLAAEALDFERAKEYRDQVLSIEATMEKQKMEMTDFVDRDVFGYSVDKGWMCVQVFFIRQGKLLERDVSLFPIYNEPEEDFLTYLGQFYSKVNHFIPKEVLLPNEIDGELASKLLETTILKPQRGKKKQLVDLASKNAKVALQEKFSLIERDEERTIKAVENLGEKLGIRTPHRIEAFDNSNIQGTDPVSAMVVFIDGKAEKREYRKYKIKSVQGPDDYESMREVVRRRYTRALKESLPLPDLIIIDGGKGHIGAVRDVLENELNLFTPVVGLAKDEKHRTSELIAGENFDLVPLGRNSQEFYLLQRIQEEVHRFAITFHRQLRSKNAFQSMLDDIPGVGAQRKKTLLKHFGSIAKIKEATVDEIREAGVPLKIAEDIYNKFNE; encoded by the coding sequence TTGAATACATTGCTAAAAGAAAAGCTATCCATTTTGCCTGACCAACCAGGATGTTATTTAATGAAAGATCACCAAGGTACAGTGATTTATGTTGGTAAAGCAAAGGTATTAAAAAATAGAGTTCGATCTTATTTTACAGGATCTCACGACGGAAAAACGTTAAGACTAGTAAATGAAATAGTTGATTTTGAATATATCGTAACTTCTTCTAATATTGAGGCGTTAATCCTCGAGATGAATTTAATAAAAAAACATAACCCAAAGTATAACGTTTTGCTTAAAGATGATAAACGTTACCCTTTTATAAAAATTACAGCAGAGCGCCATCCACGTTTAATTATTACGAGGAAAGTAAAGAAGGATAAAGGAAAATACTTTGGTCCATATGCAAACGTCCAAGCAGCAAATGAAACAAAGAAACTGCTAGACAGAATTTATCCATTACGAAAATGTTCCACATTACCCGATAGAGTTTGCTTATATTATCATATTGGCCAATGTTTAGCTCCTTGTGTAGAATCAGTTTCGGAACAAACGAATAAAGAAATGGTAGAGGAAATTGTTAGGTTTTTAAATGGCGGCTATAAAGAAATTAAAAAAGAGCTAACAGAGAAAATGAATCTAGCTGCTGAAGCTTTAGATTTTGAACGAGCGAAAGAATATCGTGACCAAGTGCTAAGTATAGAAGCTACTATGGAAAAGCAAAAGATGGAAATGACCGATTTTGTGGATCGTGACGTTTTTGGGTACTCGGTAGATAAAGGTTGGATGTGTGTACAAGTATTTTTTATTCGTCAAGGGAAGTTGCTAGAAAGAGATGTATCTTTATTTCCAATTTATAACGAACCAGAGGAAGATTTTTTAACATATTTAGGGCAGTTTTATTCGAAAGTTAACCATTTCATCCCAAAAGAAGTGCTGTTGCCAAATGAAATTGACGGTGAGTTAGCAAGTAAGCTATTAGAAACGACAATATTAAAACCACAGCGAGGGAAAAAGAAACAGTTAGTAGATCTTGCAAGTAAAAATGCGAAAGTAGCGTTGCAAGAGAAGTTCTCTCTTATTGAACGGGACGAAGAAAGAACGATAAAAGCCGTTGAAAACTTAGGGGAGAAATTAGGAATTCGTACACCGCATCGTATTGAGGCCTTCGATAACTCTAACATTCAAGGAACAGACCCTGTATCTGCAATGGTCGTATTTATCGACGGAAAGGCCGAAAAAAGGGAATATCGAAAATATAAAATTAAAAGTGTACAAGGGCCTGATGACTATGAATCGATGCGAGAGGTTGTTCGCAGAAGGTACACGAGAGCACTTAAAGAGAGCTTACCGCTACCAGACTTAATTATTATTGATGGTGGTAAAGGTCATATCGGTGCTGTACGCGATGTGTTGGAAAATGAACTTAATTTATTCACACCAGTCGTCGGTTTAGCGAAAGATGAAAAGCATCGAACTAGTGAGTTAATTGCCGGGGAAAATTTTGATTTAGTGCCTCTAGGGCGTAATAGCCAAGAGTTTTATTTATTACAACGAATTCAAGAAGAAGTACACAGATTCGCGATTACATTCCATCGTCAGCTTCGAAGTAAGAACGCATTTCAATCAATGTTAGACGATATTCCTGGAGTAGGGGCACAACGTAAAAAAACACTATTAAAACATTTCGGTTCCATAGCAAAAATAAAAGAAGCGACTGTAGATGAAATAAGAGAAGCGGGAGTCCCGCTAAAAATAGCAGAAGATATTTATAATAAGTTTAATGAATAA
- a CDS encoding YslB family protein, with translation MSNDTKNQNGVETEELLIPSFGYELLRDFLLPDILGKDYSQLLYWSGKQVARKFPIESTEELPSFFHEAGWGLIEIVEEKKTELKFKLSGEIVTRRIELQKDASFQLEAGFLAEQIQRLKQKTAEAVEEERKRKTIYITVQWDK, from the coding sequence ATGAGCAATGACACAAAAAACCAAAACGGTGTAGAGACAGAGGAGCTTCTCATTCCTTCATTTGGTTATGAATTACTTCGAGACTTCCTTTTACCTGACATACTCGGAAAAGACTATTCCCAGTTACTATACTGGTCTGGAAAGCAAGTTGCACGAAAATTCCCTATCGAATCAACCGAAGAACTTCCATCTTTTTTTCATGAAGCTGGATGGGGCTTGATTGAAATTGTTGAAGAGAAAAAAACAGAGCTAAAATTCAAGTTAAGCGGAGAAATTGTAACAAGAAGGATTGAATTACAAAAAGATGCCTCATTCCAACTAGAAGCTGGTTTTCTAGCCGAACAAATACAACGTCTAAAACAAAAAACAGCCGAAGCGGTAGAAGAAGAACGCAAAAGAAAAACCATCTACATAACCGTCCAATGGGATAAATAG
- a CDS encoding GerMN domain-containing protein, translating to MSQNKKTTITVVLASSLLLAGCGLFGDEEKVGSQIDPPQDVSIVNDLDTDETDVNNEEMDDEEVSNQVSQRELYLLDRNGFVVSQTLALPKSDSPAKQALQYLVAGGPVEDLLPNGFRAVIPAGTEVDVNLLSNGTIVADFSSEFAEYLPEDELAILQAITWTLTQFDSVENVELRVNGHKQDVMPVNKTPITKGLSRANGINLEHDAIDIMNTRPVTLYYIGENNNGDTYYVPVTKRIKAENANNYEAIIDELINGPSSTSGLLSGFTNDVELLSEPKYENGLLTLDFNENIVGWSDNTISKEVIDTIVLTLTEQPGVDSVAITVNGEKDLMASDGTSLAEPVSRPEKVNTGRF from the coding sequence ATGTCACAAAATAAAAAAACAACAATTACTGTCGTTCTTGCATCCTCACTTTTATTAGCTGGTTGTGGATTGTTTGGTGATGAGGAAAAAGTAGGCTCACAAATCGATCCGCCACAAGATGTATCTATTGTTAATGACCTTGATACAGATGAAACAGATGTTAATAATGAAGAAATGGATGATGAAGAAGTAAGTAACCAAGTTTCGCAAAGAGAATTATATTTATTAGATCGAAATGGTTTTGTAGTTTCACAAACATTAGCCTTACCAAAAAGCGATAGCCCTGCAAAACAGGCTCTACAATATTTAGTAGCTGGTGGCCCTGTAGAGGATCTATTACCAAATGGGTTTAGAGCGGTAATACCGGCGGGAACAGAAGTTGATGTTAATCTATTATCAAACGGAACAATTGTTGCAGATTTCTCTAGTGAGTTTGCGGAATACTTACCAGAAGATGAACTAGCAATCTTACAAGCAATTACGTGGACTTTAACACAATTTGATTCCGTCGAAAATGTAGAGCTTCGAGTAAATGGTCATAAACAAGATGTAATGCCAGTTAATAAAACACCTATCACGAAAGGGCTGAGTAGAGCAAATGGTATTAACTTAGAACATGACGCGATTGACATTATGAATACAAGACCAGTGACGCTTTATTACATTGGCGAAAATAATAATGGTGACACTTATTACGTTCCAGTGACGAAGCGTATTAAAGCGGAAAATGCAAACAACTATGAAGCGATTATCGATGAATTAATTAACGGTCCGTCATCAACATCAGGCTTACTATCTGGTTTTACAAATGATGTGGAATTACTTTCAGAGCCAAAATATGAAAATGGTCTTCTAACGCTAGACTTCAATGAAAATATTGTTGGATGGTCTGATAACACTATTTCGAAAGAAGTTATCGACACGATTGTTTTAACATTAACAGAACAACCAGGTGTAGATAGTGTTGCTATTACGGTGAACGGTGAAAAAGACTTAATGGCTTCAGATGGTACTAGTTTAGCAGAGCCAGTCTCAAGACCAGAAAAAGTGAATACAGGTAGGTTTTAA